A window of Syntrophaceae bacterium genomic DNA:
GCTCCGAGCTCGGCAGCCCCGAGGTACTTCGCAACATCCTGCGCGACAACATCCACTTCATCCTCAAGCAGCGCGAGGCGCCCCTGGAGATTCCCGGGGACGGCCTGTACACCGTCATGGTCGTCGGCGTCAACGGTACGGGCAAGACGACCACGATCGGCAAGATCGCCGGCGAGCTCAAGTCCCGCGGGCACAGCGTGATGCTCGCCGCCGCGGACACCTTCCGTGCCGCCGCCATCGAGCAGCTCGAGGTCTGGGGCGAGCGGGTGGGCGTCCCCGTCATCAGGCAGAAGATGGGGGCCGACCCCTCGGCCGTCGTCTTCGACGCGCTGCAGGCCGCCCGGGCCCGGGGGGTGAACGCCCTGATCATCGACACGGCGGGGCGGCTCCACACGAAGCTCAACCTCATGGAGGAGCTCAAGAAGGTCAAGCGCATCATGGGGAGGGAGCTTCCCGGGTCGCCCCATGAGGTCCTGCTCGTGCTCGACGCCACGACGGGCCAGAACGCGGTCAACCAGGCGAAGATGTTCAACGACGCGATCGGTGTGACGGGCTTCGTTCTCACGAAGCTCGACGGCACGGCCAAGGGGGGCATCATCATCCGCCTCGCGCGGGAGTTCGACATCCCCATCCGCTACATCGGCATCGGGGAGAAGATGGACGACCTGCGGCCCTTCAACAGCGCCGAGTTCGTCGATGCGCTGATGGAATAGAACAACGACGGCATGGGACGCATTTTCGCCATCGGCGACATCCACGGCTGCCTCGACAAGCTCCGGGAGCTCCTGGCGGTCATCGACGTCGACTGGGCCGAGGACACGGTCGTCTTCATGGGCGACTACATCGACCGCGGCCCTGCGTCGAAGGAGGTGGTCGACGCCGTCCTGGAACTGCGCGGGCAACACGGCCGCGTCGTCTGCCTGATGGGCAACCACGAGCAGATGTTCCTGAACTGGCTCGAAGGCCGGGAGGAGGAGCTCTTCCTCGTCAACGGCGGCCGCAGCACCCTGCGCTCCTACGGCATCGCTCCCAA
This region includes:
- the ftsY gene encoding signal recognition particle-docking protein FtsY, with amino-acid sequence MFGNSGKKGSFFERLKEGLSKTKQTLVRNVDQVLFGEKKIDASLFEELEEMLVTADVGPAFAAELIDEMKAIAKRSELGSPEVLRNILRDNIHFILKQREAPLEIPGDGLYTVMVVGVNGTGKTTTIGKIAGELKSRGHSVMLAAADTFRAAAIEQLEVWGERVGVPVIRQKMGADPSAVVFDALQAARARGVNALIIDTAGRLHTKLNLMEELKKVKRIMGRELPGSPHEVLLVLDATTGQNAVNQAKMFNDAIGVTGFVLTKLDGTAKGGIIIRLAREFDIPIRYIGIGEKMDDLRPFNSAEFVDALME